A single window of Onychomys torridus chromosome 8, mOncTor1.1, whole genome shotgun sequence DNA harbors:
- the Krt222 gene encoding keratin-like protein KRT222 isoform X1, translated as MELSQLLNEIRANYEQLLTRNQIETVLSTRMQLEEDLTRKMDKDGETLKAAQAELKEARRQCHHLQVEIESLHAVERGLENSLQASEQHYQMQLQDLESVIDGLEKELREVRGGIEKQLQEHEMLLNTKMRLEQEIATYRRLLEQEEIRYYGCIQGEKKEEKPTTRSKVGFLLPSAIINEISFSTKVSQKYENENVETITKQPELNGNVKESAEAHGTIQTEKVDEVIKEWEGSFFKDNPRLRKKSVSLRFDLHLAATDEGCLQSRRENLPDIEVRLIMRRSCSIPSIKPPPATN; from the exons ATGGAGCTGTCCCAGCTCCTCAATGAGATCAGGGCAAACTATGAACAGCTTCTCACCAGAAATCAGATAGAGACGGTGCTGTCAACACGGATGCAG CTAGAGGAAGATCTAACCAGAAAAATGGACAAGGATGGGGAGACTCTGAAGGCAGCTCAGGCCGAACTCAAGGAGGCTCGCCGCCAGTGCCACCACCTGCAAGTGGAAATTGAGTCTCTCCATGCTGTG GAAAGGGGTCTTGAAAACTCCCTGcaggccagtgagcagcattaCCAGATGCAGCTGCAAGATCTGGAGTCGGTGATTGACGGACTAGAGAAGGAGCTGCGGGAAGTGAGAGGTGGCATCGAGAAGCAGCTTCAGGAACATGAGATGCTTCTCAACACGAAGATGAGGCTGGAGCAGGAAATTGCCACGTACCGCCGCCTGCTGGAACAGGAGGAGATCAG ATACTATGGTTGTATCCAAGgcgagaaaaaagaagaaaaacctacTACCAGGAGTAAAGttggctttcttcttccctccg CCATTATAAATGAAATATCTTTTTCAACGAAAGTCTCACAAAAGTACGAGAATGAAAATGTGGAGACAATAACCAAACAGCCAGAATTAAATGGAAATGTGAAGGAAAGTGCAGAGGCTCACGGCACCATTCA gaCGGAGAAAGTGGATGAAGTTATAAAAGAATGGGAAGGCTCATTCTTTAAAGATAACCCCCGACTGAGGAAAAAGTCTGTTTCTCTTCGATTTGACCTCCATTTGGCAGCCACTGATGAAGGCTGTTTACAGAGCAGACGGGAGAATCTGCCAGACATAGAAGTAAGGCTTATCATGCGAAGATCATGTAGCATTCCCTCCATCAAGCCCCCACCAGCAACCAACTAA
- the Krt222 gene encoding keratin-like protein KRT222 isoform X2 has translation MDKDGETLKAAQAELKEARRQCHHLQVEIESLHAVERGLENSLQASEQHYQMQLQDLESVIDGLEKELREVRGGIEKQLQEHEMLLNTKMRLEQEIATYRRLLEQEEIRYYGCIQGEKKEEKPTTRSKVGFLLPSAIINEISFSTKVSQKYENENVETITKQPELNGNVKESAEAHGTIQTEKVDEVIKEWEGSFFKDNPRLRKKSVSLRFDLHLAATDEGCLQSRRENLPDIEVRLIMRRSCSIPSIKPPPATN, from the exons ATGGACAAGGATGGGGAGACTCTGAAGGCAGCTCAGGCCGAACTCAAGGAGGCTCGCCGCCAGTGCCACCACCTGCAAGTGGAAATTGAGTCTCTCCATGCTGTG GAAAGGGGTCTTGAAAACTCCCTGcaggccagtgagcagcattaCCAGATGCAGCTGCAAGATCTGGAGTCGGTGATTGACGGACTAGAGAAGGAGCTGCGGGAAGTGAGAGGTGGCATCGAGAAGCAGCTTCAGGAACATGAGATGCTTCTCAACACGAAGATGAGGCTGGAGCAGGAAATTGCCACGTACCGCCGCCTGCTGGAACAGGAGGAGATCAG ATACTATGGTTGTATCCAAGgcgagaaaaaagaagaaaaacctacTACCAGGAGTAAAGttggctttcttcttccctccg CCATTATAAATGAAATATCTTTTTCAACGAAAGTCTCACAAAAGTACGAGAATGAAAATGTGGAGACAATAACCAAACAGCCAGAATTAAATGGAAATGTGAAGGAAAGTGCAGAGGCTCACGGCACCATTCA gaCGGAGAAAGTGGATGAAGTTATAAAAGAATGGGAAGGCTCATTCTTTAAAGATAACCCCCGACTGAGGAAAAAGTCTGTTTCTCTTCGATTTGACCTCCATTTGGCAGCCACTGATGAAGGCTGTTTACAGAGCAGACGGGAGAATCTGCCAGACATAGAAGTAAGGCTTATCATGCGAAGATCATGTAGCATTCCCTCCATCAAGCCCCCACCAGCAACCAACTAA